In Orenia metallireducens, the DNA window TGTAGTTTAACAACATTGACTATCATTATGACTGGTGTCTGGAATAATGGAATGACTGGAGCTGCTTTGACAACAGAGGCTTTTAATGTAGGAATGCCAGGACCAGGAGGATTGGTAATAGCTATAGGAATTATCTTCTTTGCTTTCTCTACAACTTTAGGATGGTGCTATTATGGAGAGAAATGTATTGAGTACTTATTAGGAACTAAAGCAATTAGACCTTATAAATTTATTTATATTGCATGTATTTTAATGGGTGCTACTGTGAAATTAGAGTTAATCTGGGCTATCTCCGATGTAGTAAATGGACTGATGGCATTTCCTAACTTAGTAGCATTATTAGGATTATCAGGGGTAGTAATTAGTATGACTAAAGATTATTTTAATAATATTGATATAGAAGAGTCAGAAGAAGTAAAAACTATTGCTTAGTCAAATTCAAAGGTTGCCTTAAGGCAACCTTTTTGTTATTATAAAGAAAGATATTATTAATACAGTAACAAGTGACAAGAAAAAGATTTTTAATAATTTACTCACACTAATACTAGATTATAGATTAAATTTATAAAATTAGTATTTTTAGGTATACTAAGGTGTATTAGTTTAAGTCTAAGTATAAGTTTAAGTATAATTTAAAAAATTTGAATTAGCCTTAAACTCAAACTTAAGCTTAAAATGAACCTTAAACTGAATTTGAGTTATGAAGGTGATAAAGTAGTAATCTAGAAGTAATTATACTGGAGTATTTGTAGATGGGGAGATGAAATTTGATGGGTAATAAATCGGAATTGACCTTTGAAGAAGCACTAAATCAATTAGAAGAGGCTGTTAATAATTTAGAAAAGGGAGAGTTAACCTTAGCTGATTCTTTAGAAGAGTTTGAATTGGGAGTTAAGTTAACTAAGTTCTGTTCTGATAAATTAGAACAGGCCCAAGAGAAGATAGAGATTATAAAA includes these proteins:
- the xseB gene encoding exodeoxyribonuclease VII small subunit, with the translated sequence MGNKSELTFEEALNQLEEAVNNLEKGELTLADSLEEFELGVKLTKFCSDKLEQAQEKIEIIKEENGKIKIEDYNYQGEGAE